The Streptomyces aurantiacus genome includes a region encoding these proteins:
- a CDS encoding NUDIX hydrolase: MNEDPVLAAGCVLWRRSPADGELVICLVHRPKYDDWSHPKGKLKRGEDALAAALREVEEETGHRCTPGPRLATVHYMANDRPKQVSYWAAEATGGHFTANSEVDRVLWLAPAAARERLTQLRDRDLVDELLAALRRV; this comes from the coding sequence ATGAACGAAGACCCCGTACTCGCCGCGGGCTGCGTACTGTGGCGCCGCTCGCCGGCCGACGGCGAACTCGTGATCTGCCTGGTCCACAGGCCGAAGTACGACGACTGGTCGCATCCGAAGGGCAAGCTCAAGCGCGGCGAGGACGCACTCGCCGCGGCGCTCCGCGAGGTCGAGGAGGAGACCGGCCACCGCTGCACGCCCGGCCCGCGCCTGGCGACCGTCCACTACATGGCCAACGACCGCCCCAAGCAGGTGAGTTACTGGGCCGCCGAGGCGACCGGGGGCCACTTCACGGCCAACAGCGAGGTGGACCGCGTGCTCTGGCTGGCCCCGGCGGCGGCCCGCGAACGACTCACCCAGCTCCGGGACCGCGACCTGGTGGACGAACTGCTCGCGGCGCTCCGCCGCGTGTAG
- a CDS encoding CHAD domain-containing protein, producing MAQRHLDPTAGPVAGDVLADYLRAQATEFLRALRQHRETGGAGAGTPARAYASVGENGSKETVDAARALRRSARRISGTLHTFLPLLDESWSEGMRPELAWLSGTLAREHAYGARLERLLAALHRLSGSSALPAQAAGSAPRTADPEGTGPRTRPSPERSNLTVGAAKAGALLERQLTLARTRAHSAALQALGSSRFHAVADNVAVLASEVPLSPSATTTTGLEPLAAAADERLRDAVAGLPLIAAGHPYNSQALVHGLSADTAPQPQDAPWHQVRFLLRLHRYAREVLSGDEALVDVRLLNAGQALDRHRDAAEAAAAAASAARTPRIAPATAYALGVLHADQRHEVEAARFAFQRAWLRETVGTP from the coding sequence GTGGCACAGCGACACCTTGACCCCACGGCCGGCCCCGTGGCCGGGGACGTCCTCGCGGACTACCTCCGCGCCCAGGCCACGGAGTTCCTCCGCGCGCTGCGCCAGCACCGGGAGACCGGCGGCGCGGGTGCGGGTACCCCCGCGCGGGCGTATGCGAGCGTGGGGGAGAACGGCTCGAAGGAGACCGTCGACGCGGCGCGCGCCCTGCGCCGCTCGGCCCGCCGCATCAGCGGCACCCTGCACACGTTCCTCCCCCTGCTCGACGAGAGCTGGTCGGAGGGCATGCGCCCCGAACTGGCCTGGCTGTCGGGCACGCTGGCCCGCGAACACGCGTACGGGGCACGCCTGGAGCGGCTGCTCGCGGCGCTGCACCGGCTGTCGGGCTCGTCGGCTCTCCCCGCCCAGGCGGCGGGGTCCGCCCCGAGGACCGCGGACCCCGAAGGCACCGGCCCGCGGACCCGGCCTTCCCCGGAGCGGAGCAACCTGACCGTCGGCGCGGCCAAAGCAGGGGCCCTGCTGGAGCGCCAGCTGACCCTGGCCCGCACGAGAGCCCACTCCGCCGCACTCCAGGCGCTGGGTTCCAGCCGCTTCCACGCCGTCGCCGACAACGTCGCCGTGCTGGCCAGCGAGGTCCCGCTGTCGCCGTCCGCGACCACCACCACGGGGCTCGAACCACTGGCCGCCGCCGCGGACGAACGCCTCCGCGACGCCGTCGCCGGACTGCCCCTGATCGCCGCGGGCCACCCCTACAACTCACAGGCCCTCGTCCACGGGCTCTCCGCCGACACGGCGCCCCAGCCCCAGGACGCCCCCTGGCACCAGGTCCGCTTCCTGCTGCGCCTGCACCGCTACGCACGCGAGGTCCTGTCCGGCGACGAAGCCCTCGTCGACGTACGCCTGTTGAACGCCGGTCAGGCCCTGGACCGGCACCGCGACGCGGCGGAGGCGGCCGCTGCGGCCGCCTCCGCGGCCCGCACCCCGCGGATCGCCCCGGCGACGGCCTACGCGCTCGGAGTGCTCCACGCGGACCAGCGACACGAGGTGGAAGCGGCCAGGTTCGCGTTTCAACGGGCCTGGCTGAGGGAGACGGTCGGCACTCCGTGA